A genomic region of Brevibacillus sp. JNUCC-41 contains the following coding sequences:
- the glpK gene encoding glycerol kinase GlpK, with protein MEKYILSLDQGTTSSRAILFNEKGEIVHSSQKEFTQHFPKPGWVEHNANEIWGSILAVIAGVLSESGVKPEQIAGIGITNQRETAVVWDKETGTPVYNAIVWQSRQTSEICDDLKEKGLNDLFRDKTGLLIDAYFSGTKVKWILDNVEGARQKADEGKLLFGTIDTWLIWKLSGGKAHVTDYSNASRTLMYNIHELKWDEELLEILTVPKSMLPEVRPSSEEYARTIEYHFFGQSIPIAGAAGDQQAALFGQACFNEGMAKNTYGTGCFMLMNTGDKAVSSEHGLLTTLAWGLNGKVEYALEGSIFVAGSTIQWLRDGLRMLHDAKDSEAYAKRVESTDGVYVVPAFVGLGTPYWDSEVRGAVFGLTRGTSKEHFIRATLESLAYQTKDVLDAMEADSGIELQTLRVDGGAVKNDFLMQFQSDLLRVPVERPTINETTALGAAYLAGLAVGYWKDQEEISRQWAVDKTFKHSMEEQDSGKLYEGWKKAVHAAMAFK; from the coding sequence ATGGAAAAATACATTTTATCATTAGATCAAGGAACAACGAGTTCGCGGGCGATTTTATTTAACGAAAAGGGGGAAATCGTCCATTCCTCCCAAAAGGAATTCACACAGCATTTCCCTAAACCAGGCTGGGTCGAGCATAACGCCAATGAGATTTGGGGATCGATCCTGGCAGTCATTGCCGGTGTACTATCTGAATCCGGTGTAAAGCCTGAGCAAATTGCCGGGATCGGCATCACCAATCAGCGTGAAACGGCAGTCGTTTGGGATAAGGAAACAGGTACCCCTGTCTATAATGCGATTGTATGGCAGTCCAGGCAAACAAGTGAAATCTGTGATGATTTGAAGGAAAAGGGACTTAATGATCTATTCCGGGATAAAACGGGATTGTTGATAGATGCTTATTTTTCCGGAACGAAAGTGAAATGGATCCTCGATAATGTCGAAGGGGCCCGGCAAAAGGCGGATGAAGGCAAGCTGTTATTCGGTACCATCGATACTTGGCTGATTTGGAAGCTATCAGGAGGCAAGGCTCATGTAACGGACTATTCGAATGCATCCCGGACATTGATGTATAATATCCATGAACTGAAATGGGATGAAGAACTGCTCGAGATATTGACTGTACCAAAATCGATGCTGCCGGAAGTGAGGCCTTCCTCTGAAGAATATGCACGTACGATCGAATATCATTTCTTCGGCCAATCGATTCCGATCGCCGGGGCAGCCGGTGATCAGCAGGCAGCATTATTCGGCCAAGCCTGTTTTAATGAAGGAATGGCTAAAAATACGTATGGAACAGGCTGTTTCATGCTCATGAATACAGGAGACAAGGCTGTCAGTTCCGAACACGGACTATTGACGACACTTGCCTGGGGACTGAATGGGAAGGTCGAATATGCATTGGAAGGCAGCATATTCGTCGCGGGCTCCACAATCCAATGGCTGCGCGATGGCCTGCGGATGCTTCATGATGCCAAGGACAGCGAAGCCTATGCAAAACGGGTGGAAAGTACGGATGGAGTATATGTGGTACCGGCTTTTGTAGGACTTGGAACTCCATATTGGGACAGCGAAGTGCGGGGAGCCGTTTTTGGTTTGACGCGCGGCACATCCAAAGAACATTTCATTCGTGCCACACTTGAATCACTGGCATATCAAACGAAGGATGTCCTTGATGCAATGGAGGCGGATTCAGGAATCGAGCTCCAGACATTAAGAGTGGATGGCGGGGCAGTCAAGAATGACTTCCTGATGCAATTCCAAAGCGACTTATTACGGGTGCCCGTCGAGAGGCCGACCATAAACGAAACTACAGCATTGGGTGCTGCATACTTAGCTGGGCTTGCTGTCGGGTATTGGAAGGATCAAGAAGAAATCTCCCGGCAATGGGCGGTAGACAAAACCTTTAAACACTCCATGGAAGAGCAAGATAGTGGAAAATTATATGAAGGCTGGAAAAAAGCTGTACATGCCGCTATGGCATTTAAATAA
- a CDS encoding MIP/aquaporin family protein: MTPFWGEVLGTMILVLFGAGIGAGSSLKGSYAKDAGWIVITIAWGLAVTMGVFAVGSISGAHLNPAVTVGFAIIGEFPWSDVPGYIVAQMIGAILGATLVFLHYLPHWKATDDPGAKLGVFATSPAIPHTFSNLLSEMIGTFILILGLLFIGANHFTEGLNPFAVGLLIVVIGMSLGGTTGYAINPARDLGPRIAHFLLPIPGKGNSNWGYSWIPVVGPIIGGSLGAVCYKAFFMGEITAGFWSVLGASLVLLILAYAFGKKQSHEMESRNIAS, translated from the coding sequence ATGACTCCATTTTGGGGAGAAGTGTTAGGTACGATGATATTAGTTTTATTCGGAGCAGGCATTGGGGCTGGTTCATCCTTAAAGGGATCCTATGCAAAAGATGCCGGCTGGATCGTTATCACGATTGCGTGGGGATTGGCTGTTACCATGGGTGTTTTTGCAGTGGGCTCCATAAGCGGGGCGCACTTAAACCCGGCAGTCACAGTGGGGTTTGCCATTATTGGGGAATTTCCTTGGAGTGATGTGCCCGGTTACATCGTTGCCCAAATGATTGGCGCAATCCTTGGAGCAACTCTAGTATTCCTGCACTATTTGCCACACTGGAAAGCTACGGATGATCCAGGAGCGAAGCTTGGTGTGTTCGCGACATCACCTGCAATCCCCCACACATTTTCAAATCTATTAAGTGAGATGATTGGAACTTTCATCCTTATTCTTGGTTTATTATTTATAGGTGCCAATCATTTTACAGAGGGTCTAAACCCATTCGCAGTCGGGTTATTGATTGTCGTGATCGGGATGTCACTTGGGGGAACAACAGGATACGCAATTAACCCGGCCCGCGATCTGGGGCCGCGCATCGCTCACTTTTTGCTGCCGATACCGGGCAAGGGCAATTCGAATTGGGGCTATTCATGGATTCCGGTCGTTGGCCCGATTATTGGGGGTTCACTTGGTGCCGTTTGTTATAAAGCGTTCTTTATGGGAGAAATAACAGCAGGATTTTGGTCTGTTTTGGGTGCAAGCCTGGTACTATTGATATTAGCCTATGCATTTGGTAAAAAACAGTCACATGAAATGGAAAGCAGAAATATTGCCAGTTAA
- a CDS encoding glycerol-3-phosphate responsive antiterminator: MDQKILPASASMKDFERFLESSYEIGVFLDLHISQLKNVSMMAKQHNKKMIYHVDLIHGIRSDEYATEFICQEYNPYGLISTKSNVILKAKQKGVIAIQRIFLIDSHALEKSYKLVQKTKPDYIEVLPGAMPWMIKEVKERLQTPIFAGGLIRTSDEVLNALDAGASSITTSKTELWDIV, encoded by the coding sequence ATGGATCAGAAGATTTTGCCTGCTTCAGCAAGCATGAAGGATTTCGAAAGATTTTTAGAAAGTTCCTATGAAATAGGTGTGTTTCTTGATTTGCATATATCACAATTGAAAAACGTAAGTATGATGGCAAAGCAGCATAATAAGAAAATGATATACCATGTCGATTTGATCCATGGCATAAGAAGTGATGAGTACGCGACAGAATTCATTTGTCAGGAATATAATCCATATGGGCTGATTTCGACTAAATCAAACGTTATATTGAAGGCGAAGCAAAAGGGGGTCATTGCCATCCAACGAATCTTTTTAATAGATTCACATGCACTTGAGAAAAGTTATAAGCTGGTGCAGAAAACCAAGCCGGATTATATCGAAGTATTGCCGGGCGCCATGCCATGGATGATAAAAGAAGTGAAGGAACGGTTGCAGACACCGATTTTTGCAGGCGGCCTCATACGTACTTCGGATGAAGTCCTGAACGCCCTTGATGCTGGAGCGTCATCAATTACCACTTCCAAAACTGAATTATGGGATATCGTTTAA
- a CDS encoding 5-methyltetrahydropteroyltriglutamate--homocysteine S-methyltransferase encodes MSITLTKAPFRADHVGSLLRPERLHIARKQFKEGTISAERLREVETEEINRIVEKQIEVGLEAVTDGEFRRTWWHFDFLEHLNGIEGYVTEKGLTFDGVETERYNVRNTGKVSFNPEHPFIGDFIELNKIVNGRAVAKQTIPSPNQLFAVGIHNEDIYPDIEDYANDIIKAYQHALKAFYDAGVRYLQLDDVYIARLSAPDFQFKDGKYTREQLIDLALRVINGALEGKPEDLVVTTHLCRGNYQSTWAFEGSYARIAPTLLAKETVDGFFLEYDDQRSGDFKPLEYIQNGGARVVLGVVTSKNGEIEDKEAVKARIEEASHFVPLEQLCLSPQCGFASTHHGNKLTEEQQWEKLKFVVDVAKEVWK; translated from the coding sequence ATGTCCATCACATTAACGAAAGCACCATTCAGGGCCGATCACGTCGGAAGTTTATTAAGACCAGAACGTTTACATATTGCCAGAAAGCAATTTAAGGAAGGTACCATTTCAGCAGAGCGGCTTCGTGAAGTTGAAACCGAAGAAATCAATCGGATTGTCGAAAAACAAATTGAAGTTGGATTGGAGGCCGTGACGGACGGTGAGTTCAGACGAACATGGTGGCACTTTGACTTCCTCGAACATTTAAATGGAATCGAGGGATATGTGACTGAAAAAGGGCTCACGTTCGATGGTGTGGAAACAGAAAGATATAACGTTCGCAATACCGGGAAGGTTTCATTCAATCCTGAACATCCTTTCATTGGTGACTTCATTGAATTGAACAAAATCGTGAACGGACGCGCAGTTGCCAAGCAAACCATTCCCAGTCCGAATCAATTATTTGCTGTAGGCATTCATAATGAAGACATCTACCCTGATATTGAAGACTATGCAAATGATATCATTAAAGCATATCAGCATGCTTTGAAAGCCTTTTATGATGCAGGTGTGCGTTATCTTCAATTGGATGATGTATATATTGCCAGACTTTCAGCTCCGGATTTCCAGTTCAAAGATGGAAAATATACGAGGGAACAGTTAATCGATCTTGCACTTCGCGTAATTAATGGCGCATTGGAAGGCAAACCAGAAGACCTTGTCGTCACTACACACCTATGTCGTGGGAACTACCAGTCGACTTGGGCGTTTGAAGGAAGCTATGCCCGTATCGCCCCAACTTTATTGGCAAAAGAAACAGTGGATGGATTTTTCTTGGAATATGATGATCAACGCTCAGGGGATTTCAAACCATTAGAATACATTCAAAATGGCGGTGCACGGGTCGTACTGGGTGTCGTTACTTCAAAAAATGGAGAAATCGAAGACAAGGAAGCTGTTAAGGCACGCATTGAAGAAGCCTCGCACTTCGTTCCTCTCGAACAATTATGCTTAAGTCCGCAATGCGGGTTCGCCTCCACCCATCACGGCAACAAGCTGACCGAAGAACAACAATGGGAAAAGCTGAAGTTCGTCGTTGATGTAGCAAAAGAAGTTTGGAAATGA
- a CDS encoding CaiB/BaiF CoA transferase family protein — MTLLTHLKVLDFSTLLPGPFATLMLADLGADVLKVERPGTTDSWGVNQYLNRSKKSITLDLKQSESIESVKNLVKEYDIVIEQFRPGVMERLGLGYEALKWINPKLIYCSITGFGQTGPYKDRPGHDINYISIAGLSGYSGTKKDGPAKNGTQIADLAGGSLHAVIGILSAVIHRERTGFGQAIDISMTDCSFALNAISAPLNLQGGLELEPEKLMLNGGSFYDFYETKDGRYFSVGSLEPPFRKALCEAIGAPELYDLSTKSDEESGIRFKTAVRLAFLERDFHEWQEIFADFEACAEPVLTFTEAAEHPQLMERGMIVEVPDGKGNVQKQIACPIKTSVFTPEYKHAGLRPGQNNEEILHTPNR, encoded by the coding sequence GTGGAGAGGCCGGGAACAACGGATTCATGGGGTGTGAACCAATATCTTAACAGATCGAAAAAGTCGATCACACTTGATTTGAAACAATCTGAGTCCATTGAATCCGTAAAAAATCTAGTGAAGGAATACGATATCGTCATTGAACAGTTCCGTCCAGGTGTCATGGAACGCCTAGGGCTGGGATATGAGGCATTAAAATGGATCAATCCGAAGCTGATTTACTGTTCCATCACGGGCTTCGGCCAGACCGGTCCCTATAAAGACCGACCGGGGCATGATATCAATTATATTTCGATTGCGGGATTATCTGGCTATTCCGGTACAAAAAAGGATGGCCCGGCAAAAAACGGAACCCAAATAGCAGATCTTGCCGGAGGATCTCTGCATGCTGTTATCGGTATATTATCTGCAGTCATTCACCGGGAAAGAACGGGATTCGGCCAAGCCATCGACATCAGCATGACCGACTGCAGTTTTGCGTTGAATGCCATCTCCGCACCCCTGAATTTACAGGGGGGCCTCGAGCTTGAACCAGAAAAACTGATGTTGAACGGAGGATCCTTTTATGACTTTTACGAAACGAAGGATGGACGCTATTTTTCGGTAGGAAGCCTAGAGCCCCCTTTTCGAAAAGCATTATGTGAAGCGATCGGTGCACCCGAATTGTATGACTTGAGCACTAAAAGTGATGAAGAAAGCGGAATCAGGTTTAAAACGGCCGTCCGACTGGCTTTCCTTGAACGGGATTTTCATGAATGGCAGGAAATATTCGCTGATTTCGAAGCCTGCGCAGAACCAGTTCTGACCTTCACTGAAGCGGCCGAACACCCCCAATTGATGGAGAGGGGAATGATCGTCGAGGTACCGGACGGAAAAGGAAATGTCCAGAAGCAAATCGCATGCCCGATCAAAACATCGGTTTTCACCCCTGAATATAAACATGCAGGCTTGAGGCCAGGACAAAACAACGAAGAAATTCTTCACACCCCCAATCGATAA